GGATACTCAAATAATGCTCTATCAGTTCTTTCTCTTTCGTTAAAAGCACTTTGGGCTGGTCACAATCATATAGCAAATAGCGTAATAATTTGGATAATTTTGAAATCATTTGAGCAGCTCTTTCGTCTCTCAAGTAGGCAAGCCCATAAATATTATTTAAGGTATTAAACAGGAAGTGTGGACTAATTTGACTTTTTAGTAATCTTAGTTCTGCCTCAGCTCTTTCCGCTTTATGCTCAATTTTTTGAACCGCATTAAGATAATAGATACGTGCCACACGAATACTAGCCATAAAAAATATTCCTAGTACAACCATTAATACCCATAATCCTATTCTCACTGACTTAGGTGCGTATTGGTCACTAATTTGTGTTAATCCTAGAACTTTAGCCATAAAGGTATGCGCATACATACCGACTATAAAAAGAATGGTATTAATAGCTATTAATAATACTAGTCTTCGATTAATTTTTCCTTCTCTTGCAAGGTATTCTGGAAAGAGTTTATATCCAAAAAGCCATATAATCAGTGAACCAAAAAAAACATAGGTAATCAAATAGTATATAGTATCTGCAAAACTTCTCTGATAGGTTAATACCAAACTGATAGCGATATGCATCCCGAACCAAAGGATGTAAGGCCCCACTTTGAGAAATTGCTCTGTCTTTGATAATGCTTTACTCATGACCACAAAATTAAAATCATATTTAATTGATTCATAATCAAATGTATGAAATGATGATTTAATAGCATGAATGGCTCATTTTGATAATTAAAAGGCTTTGTTAACCTCCATATCAATTTGGTTCATTTATATGAAAGTTCCGTAAATTTTTTTTGTTGCTGATTTGCAATGAAAATAGTTTTGCATGGAAATTAAAATTATATAATCATGAGAAACAGCATTTATTTCATAACCATTTTCTTTTTAGTGATGTCAACACATCTCTTTGCTCAAGATAAGCAAGAAGACATAGTTGCAGTTTGGGATGCAGGTGAGGCTAAAGTTGAAATCTACAAAAAAGATGAAAGATACATAGGAAACCCTATAAACTCAGAAGGAAATCGAAATCAACAAATCGAAGTATTGAACTTAGAGTATAAAGAGGGTAAATGGATAGGT
The genomic region above belongs to Mariniflexile litorale and contains:
- a CDS encoding sensor histidine kinase, which codes for MSKALSKTEQFLKVGPYILWFGMHIAISLVLTYQRSFADTIYYLITYVFFGSLIIWLFGYKLFPEYLAREGKINRRLVLLIAINTILFIVGMYAHTFMAKVLGLTQISDQYAPKSVRIGLWVLMVVLGIFFMASIRVARIYYLNAVQKIEHKAERAEAELRLLKSQISPHFLFNTLNNIYGLAYLRDERAAQMISKLSKLLRYLLYDCDQPKVLLTKEKELIEHYLSIQLLKHEDSQNVDFYHAGITNSHKIAPMILINFIENCFKHSNLEANTPGWIKISLEVDHNELNFRTENTFKEDHEGISKNRMGIGLTNSLKLLKANYPNKHEVDITKENHIYQLNLKIKL